Proteins encoded by one window of Clostridium cagae:
- a CDS encoding aromatic acid exporter family protein: MKRYFQSKTVKAALSATIAIFISNYMGLEFSVTSGIIAILSIQDTKKEALLISIRRILASMIAISLSFMLYLALGNNPMIFGLFLLIFIPITKYSKITEGMIVGAVLSTHLLSSDNINFYWIFNEVTLTVVGIGVAMIFNLYTMSLEEEFDRNKDKIEEYYRIILSDMALSLITQSVPIYEQRILRDVGELIKKTKVIAHKIDNNYIFKSDDYYIRYVDMRISQLKTIKRMKNHFSKFYMTYEQTKLLSDFTKDVSINIYEYNDCIKLIDKLNLLRDEYKLMELPVNRDEFENRALLFQFLNDLEEFLIIKKEFKSNF, translated from the coding sequence ATGAAGAGATATTTTCAATCAAAAACAGTTAAAGCAGCATTATCAGCAACAATAGCGATTTTTATATCTAATTATATGGGATTAGAATTTTCAGTAACATCAGGAATAATAGCAATTTTGAGTATTCAAGATACTAAAAAAGAAGCTTTGCTTATTTCAATTAGAAGAATCTTAGCATCAATGATAGCAATATCATTATCATTTATGTTGTATTTAGCATTGGGAAATAATCCTATGATATTTGGACTTTTTTTACTTATATTTATACCAATAACTAAATATTCAAAAATAACAGAAGGAATGATAGTTGGGGCTGTATTGTCAACACATCTTCTAAGTAGTGATAATATAAATTTTTATTGGATTTTTAACGAAGTAACTTTAACTGTAGTGGGTATTGGAGTTGCAATGATATTTAATTTATACACAATGTCATTAGAGGAAGAATTTGATAGGAATAAGGATAAAATAGAGGAGTATTATAGAATAATATTATCTGATATGGCATTAAGTTTAATTACGCAATCAGTACCTATATACGAACAAAGGATCTTAAGAGATGTTGGGGAGTTAATAAAGAAAACCAAGGTAATAGCTCATAAAATAGATAATAATTATATTTTTAAAAGTGATGATTATTATATACGATATGTAGATATGAGAATATCACAATTAAAAACTATAAAAAGAATGAAGAATCATTTTTCAAAATTTTATATGACATACGAGCAAACAAAACTATTATCAGATTTTACAAAGGATGTTTCAATAAATATTTATGAATATAATGATTGTATTAAACTGATAGATAAGCTGAATTTATTAAGAGATGAATATAAATTGATGGAACTACCTGTAAATAGGGATGAGTTCGAAAATAGGGCATTATTATTTCAATTTTTAAATGATTTAGAGGAGTTCTTAATTATAAAGAAGGAATTTAAATCGAATTTTTAA
- a CDS encoding L,D-transpeptidase family protein gives MDKQYKVKYLKNIGIILSIIIIIYLSLSFYFFNHFYFGTIVNGVNISCKNLEGANTKISNELESYKLELKERDGTNEEILNSSIDLKYNPEDKLKELKNTQQPFKWIFKFFKTSNHNSVNLVSYNEDLLNECLNKLSCFDENKIVKSQNPTFKYVDHGYVIIDEIYGNNIKRDVLYENIVKSIVNGVRILNLDSIDCYENPKYTSNSPKVIAVNDKLNKYILTEITYDFSKRKEVIDDSIINEWIMVDDDLNIIFDEKKIRHYVNEMANSYNTVAKTREFLTSMGTTTKITGGNYGWIINTEEEVKALINLVENGQTITREPIYRQKAVSRDVNDIGKTYVEINFTKQYLWFYKDGTMITQGDIVTGNVSLGHSTPVGVYMLNYKQKNATLKGENYATEVNYWMPFNGGIGIHDAIWRSQFGGNIYKTNGSHGCVNAPPYLAQKIFENIEPGTPIVCYYE, from the coding sequence GTGGATAAGCAATATAAAGTAAAATACTTAAAGAATATAGGTATTATTCTTTCTATTATTATTATTATATATCTTAGTTTATCTTTTTATTTTTTTAATCATTTTTATTTTGGAACTATAGTAAATGGCGTTAATATTTCATGCAAAAATTTAGAGGGTGCTAATACAAAGATTTCAAATGAATTAGAATCATATAAATTAGAATTAAAAGAACGTGATGGGACTAATGAAGAAATTTTAAATAGTAGCATTGATTTAAAATACAATCCAGAAGATAAGCTTAAGGAGTTAAAAAATACTCAGCAACCATTTAAATGGATTTTCAAATTCTTTAAAACAAGCAACCACAATAGTGTGAATTTGGTTTCATACAATGAAGATTTATTAAATGAATGTTTAAATAAATTATCATGTTTTGATGAAAATAAAATAGTAAAATCTCAAAACCCTACTTTTAAGTATGTAGATCATGGATATGTCATTATAGATGAAATTTATGGTAATAATATAAAACGAGATGTCTTATATGAAAACATAGTTAAGTCAATAGTTAATGGAGTACGTATTTTAAATTTAGATAGTATTGATTGCTATGAAAATCCTAAATATACATCTAATTCACCTAAGGTTATAGCTGTTAATGACAAACTTAACAAATATATATTAACAGAAATAACTTATGATTTTAGTAAGAGAAAAGAAGTGATAGATGATTCTATAATAAATGAATGGATAATGGTAGATGATGATTTAAATATTATATTCGATGAAAAAAAAATAAGACATTATGTTAATGAAATGGCAAATTCTTATAATACTGTAGCAAAAACTAGGGAATTTTTAACCTCTATGGGAACAACAACTAAAATTACAGGTGGAAATTATGGATGGATTATTAATACAGAAGAAGAGGTTAAAGCTTTAATAAATCTAGTTGAAAATGGACAAACTATTACAAGAGAGCCAATATATCGCCAAAAAGCAGTAAGTCGTGATGTTAATGATATTGGAAAAACTTATGTAGAAATTAATTTTACAAAACAATATTTATGGTTTTATAAAGATGGAACAATGATTACACAAGGTGATATAGTAACTGGAAATGTAAGCTTAGGCCATTCAACTCCTGTGGGAGTGTATATGTTAAATTATAAGCAAAAAAATGCAACGCTAAAAGGAGAAAACTACGCTACTGAGGTTAATTATTGGATGCCTTTTAACGGTGGAATTGGTATACATGATGCAATATGGAGGAGTCAATTTGGTGGGAATATATATAAAACAAATGGATCACATGGATGTGTGAACGCACCACCTTATTTAGCTCAAAAGATATTTGAAAATATTGAACCAGGAACTCCGATAGTATGTTATTATGAATAA
- a CDS encoding DUF503 domain-containing protein, translating into MKILILKITLRASWVSSLKEKRMIVKSLIQRLKNKFNVSVSEIDNQDVHKTITIGMVGICGNSAQADSTAENIIEFIDSNTDAEIIHIEKDEDIL; encoded by the coding sequence ATGAAAATTTTAATACTAAAGATTACATTGAGAGCTTCGTGGGTATCTTCATTAAAAGAAAAGAGAATGATTGTAAAAAGTTTAATACAAAGGTTAAAAAATAAATTCAATGTATCCGTATCTGAAATAGATAATCAAGATGTACATAAAACTATAACTATTGGTATGGTTGGGATATGTGGAAATTCAGCACAAGCAGATTCAACAGCTGAAAATATAATAGAATTTATAGATAGTAATACAGATGCAGAAATAATACATATAGAAAAAGATGAGGATATATTATAG